Part of the Pseudorasbora parva isolate DD20220531a chromosome 13, ASM2467924v1, whole genome shotgun sequence genome is shown below.
tttgtgatatcCTATggtatgaaagggttaaattattaaaaaaacaagagacaaggtgacacacagagtgagagagaccccctccacacacacacacacacacacacacacacacacacacacacacacacacacacacacacagtgatcctgaggagggggggggggtatctaattatataaaacaatattgtcaatgccctacaaataaactggttttatacatttatttttttattcaaacccagaataatatgtttaatcctttaatgcaggccaaagcacagcattgagaggtaattgttttagacagaagagtggctcacacacacacacacacacacacacacacacacacacacacacacacacagtagaaatcagtgacacgtgtccccatgagtctgtgtgcattcaggttgaagtccccaccaggctagaaaaaataacacacacacacacacacacacacacacacacacacacacacacacacacacacacacacacacacacacacacacacacacacacacacacagacagtagtaacgctgaagtatgctgcaggcaaccctTATCAGCTAAGCtcagcccatccaccatcccccccctcccaacacacacacacacacacacacacacacacacacacacacacacacacacacacacacacacacacatgtctggttcaccatctttttggggactcagcatagatataatggtttttatgctgtacaaaccatatattctgtcctacactgcccctgcccatcacaggaaactttctgcattttcacattttcaaagtaactcattctgtctgatttataagcttttgtacccattgggacgtccccatgagtctgtgtgcattgaggtttaagtccccaccaggttagaaaaccattcacacacacacacagaggcaagtttttttgcttgaaaacttatacaatattgccctctactggtcatttaagggagagcataagttttgaagaaaaaaaaaaaaaacagtgtgatataaagaataaccagcaggtgggagtatagtcttatttatgaaccagttacttgtgtctctcttttgtattttttaagcttttgctacgggaacaccgtttgagatatccaataaccgttcgcattttagcatcttctgtatatttacttcatgttgtccgagtttggaggagattgaatgaatcgcttttgaggagtaGGTAAAacctcagagctcgctttccacttcttgttatcttccaaccaaattatctgacttcctgttggtcagagctaatgactgtaaattagaaagttgtccggctcgaaatgtacaatatatataccgagtttggtgactgcagataaaactaacccccccattttggacaaaagtgacacacttgctgctgccagttggtggcgctataactttgactcacaaaagtcatatccatgtgatcggcctcttacaacgaacacacagctgaagtttcatcaaaataaattaatgtatgcaaaagttataacacacttcctgtttcccttttctcgccataaatttgtctcttcgccacggccaaaccgtttgagatatcaaaaagttgctctcaatttagcatcctcagtgtcttgacttcatgctgaccgagtttggtgctgatcgggtaaatcgtctaggaggagtatcgcaaattccacagcatgtgttttccgaacaacccataatagctcacttcctgttgggcgaagcttatgactatgagtgcggaagttgtttggcccgatgagatctataagtgtactgagtttcatacatgtacgtgcaagtgtgtttaatatatagacccagtttttcaagggggcgctgttgagcccccctgccacgcccgggtcaaaggcctctgccagaccctgttggccgcACATTCCGATgcatgtgcaaagtttcaagagttttcgagcatgggaagggccccaaaaatgcccaaaaggcgaaaagataataataataataataataataataatccttagaagaacaatagggctctgcgccctttcagggcttgggccctaataatctaGGTTTCCCTTTTTTTGTTGCTGCAACGTTTTAACAAGAGCTGGACGCGATGGGATGGGGTCTGGTTTAGATAATTCTGCTATTATAATCCCGCACcaccctctccccctccccacTGTGTCTAACTGTCTCCAGATGGTGTCTCAGATCCTTTGAAAAGTAATTTTGCTGAGTCATAATTACTATGGAGTTTTCATGCATAATATTTAGTTGTCCACTACCAGAGACTGAAATACAACCATCCCATCTGCTGTCTCTGTCTATCCTCTCTGATCTTTCCTCTCTGTCTTTACTACATCCTCACCATGGAGACAAACTGCTGATCACTGGGGAGGGGTTCTTGGCGTATTCTGATTGGATGGAATGGATTGGGAGTTTCCCCCCAAAGACTTGCAGTGTTCTTAGCGAGTACCTCTTGTGACTTCTTTTGTGCTTTTCAGTCTTGACAACCCTGGCACAGAGGTCTGATGCTGTCTGTCTGTTATAAATTACGCAGTTGGaataattttaatagtttttatatatatataccactcTACTATAGGCACCATCTCATTGTCTGCCTGATTTCCAACCACATGGTCAATGAAGTCCAGCTTCCCACTCGGCCTGTGAAAGAACAATCACGTTAAGACACAAAAGAAAAGGACACAGATATAAAAATCCATCCATGTGTGATCTGAGATTTGGACCTCATGAGAAGAGAAGGACATATCAAAACACTCACAGTTTTGCCAAGAAAGGGTCACAGAACAGAGGAGCATGGAATCCTGGGAGGAAGAGCCCATTATATCCTGTCCGCTCTATAAGAGTATGAGTGGTGTCACCATACTAAAACAATAAGGAAATAAATCAGAGCAGAAATGGGACAAAAAGTGTGATATATGTATAAAAACCCACACATACTAGCGTTTGAATGTTTGGGGTTGGTAggatttttggtaacactttacaataaggtctcatgtgttaacattaatgtattaactaacatgaactaacagtgAGCAATaaatttgttacagtatttctTCATCTTTGTTAAAATTAGCTAATACAAATCCAGCTGTTCTTGTTAGTGCACAGTGCATTAcattaacaaatacaacttttgattttaataatgtattagtatatgttgaaaatgaaattaacattaacacagATTAATTAATGCTGTAGACGTGCAgtttattattagttaatgttaactaataaaaCCTTATTGTAGTGTTACcggtttttaaaaaatgtttatgaaTGAAGTCTCTTGTGCGCAACAAGGCTGAATTTATTGGATCAAACATACAGTAAAAcaagaatatattaaaataagttttctgtttaaataaagtttaaaatgtattcaattccTGGGAagtttcagcatcattactccagtcttcagtgtcacatgatccttcagtaTTCGTTCtaaatgctgatttggtgctcaagttgtatcattttttaaattatcattattatcaatgtttaaaaaagtACGTTATTCAGGAAATTTTCAAAGGAatagcatttattaatttatttgttaaatgataaatgtctttactgtaacttcaatttaatacatctttgttttttaaacttatATAAACACATGAGATGGATTATACATACTGTCTGAAGTACTGCCAGCTTCACGCTGCCAAACTTATCCTCCAAAACATGAGGCTCTTTAATGATAATTGCACCCCGTTCTCTCGCTTTCTGCAGGAAAAAAATTAAGCCAATAGGTGATTACATGCAAATGATGCCCAGAAGGTATTTTTAAGAGATAAAGCATGAGAGAAAACCATCAGCATTTACCTCTGCCAGGAAGTCACAGTTCTTTACAGTGAACGCTACATCTTTAACACCATCTCCATGTTTCACCAGGTGATCTCCTATCTCTGTTCAAGGAAAATGACAGATTGTACAGTACAGGATGTGGTTTTAAAGATACCATAATACCAAAAACAGTAATACTCATTTATCGGTCATACCTTTATTACCAGGATTCAAGGCAGAGGTGAAGACATAAATAATCTACAGGAGAAAACACTGATCAGAGAACATTTCTATTTGGCCAACGCAGATCAAACTGGCCAGGCTTTACAATGCATAAGGAAGGAAAAGGATGGACACAATATGACTCTCACCTTCCCCTGTTTCACCGCATGAGACACAACATCACGACTGCCTGTCTCCAGCCCACGATACGCCAAGGGCTCAAAACCCATTTTATTACAGTAATAAGATGCTGCCTGAGatgcatcacagcacagagaggAAAACAGAGAGAATGACAAGATGGGCAGATTTGAACAAACTCGTTACAGTAACtaaagtttcaaaaaataataaataggaTATCAGCTATCTGAATGTTAAATAAACTGTTCATCTATATCGTATGCATTTTGATAGATTTGAACATTCAAATAATTGAAACAAACTATTCATAaacagtgttgggtgtaactagttactaagtaattagttactgtaattgaattactttttttgaaaaagttaaaattacggttacttctgatgtaactgaactaaatactgtgtaaaaatatttgtttaaaatgcatgtttttatgtatccttctctcatttgtaatactttggggtcagttaataagaataattcatgtagttttatattagtTCAATGAATTAAAAGAGTCTATCCTTCATATCCTTGAATTACTTAACTATTCGAGGTTGATATAgaatttagaaagtaattaacAAGTagtcaaatactttttttttggaaagagtaatttgtacagtcaTCTAAatacactattgaagatgtaattagtaactagtcatttattacttttttagagaAACTTACCAAACACTGTTCACAAACAGAAACTTCAAAATGAAACCATAcaaacatgttttgttttttgtcacaTGATAGTATGATAATGGCTCCATCTACTGGGGGAATCACAGAACTCAccaaaaagtctaaatatggAAGAAATTAGTGAGTGGAGGATGGTGGTTTCTGCAGCTGCATGCTTATTGCCCCCACCCCTGAAAAGAGCCAATGGCATCTCCCTACTGGACACCTCCTCTAATATTCAGAAACAAACAAATTCTACAAACTTATATTGTTAAAGAATTACCTGTTTGGCATTTCCAACCCAGAAAGTGATGTGGTCAAAGCAGACAAACCTGCCCTGCTCGTGCTGTGACATATACAAACAATTACAGCAATTACGGTGATGTAAAATTGGATATCTTCTATTCCACTTAATAGTCTCATATCAGAATTAACCTGAAGCGTCTGAAGAGTAAAATAATGTAGCCTGCTCATGTAGCAAAGTTCAGCATGCAGATGGCatgctatgtgtgtgtgtgcgtgtttgtgtgtgtaaaaataatatcataCCTTTTCACCTTTGTCAGTGTAGGTTGTCTGtagaaaaaagagagaaatttaGGCTTTTTTGATTTGTTTGGTCAGTCAGTTAGCACATCAAATGTATCACAATCTTAAAATTCTTTCAAATCAAGTGTTTTACCATCTTTTAGTGGTTCTTGCAGACACCTTCTTCTTGGGTCAGTGGCAGAAATGAGGTGAGGTGGCGAGTGCAGATGCTGCAGATGTGAATTTGTAGTACTTTGTGAGACTCCGCCCAGCGGCCATAGAGGAGGAGAGCAGCACTACATGATGCTCTGCTGTTGATATAAGCTTCTATTTTACTAtaagtacattttaatataatatcataatatgtaatacatactaaatatataataaacacTTACATAATAAGGTTTCATAAGCTAATTATTAGTTAGGTTAGTTAGGTTTAAAACTGTACCAGTCTAAGGAGTAAGTCCAATGTAAACATCTAGCTCTAAAAATACAAAACCAGGGAAATGAACAGTAGAATAATCGATCTTATGATATCTGTCCGCTTTAAAAGACATGCTGCTGTTTTTGAGAGATGTTTTTGAGGTTTTGTTTTTCGTGACTCCAGCTGTTTGTCTAAATGCAAAAGAGGAGGAACACGGTTCCTTCAACCCCATTGGCTAGTCGAGTTTTCAGGGCGAGTGGTATGAGACGATTTAGTAGATGTTAAGCATATATTGAAAGTCCTACACATTTAAAAGTCATATTTACTATTAATTCCCAAATTGACAAGACATTAGCTAGGCTATAGCTAATTCACAATTCCTCAATTACCTACAAAGCAGCGTATTTAAATGTGAGTTTGTATTTATGACTGATTGAATGTAGGCTAAATTAGTAGACTATTTCAttcgacaaaaaaaaaactaacaaacaaaaaaaaaaacacttaaacacGTTTAAGTTACTATAAAGTGTTACAACCAAATTAAATGATAGATATTCGTGTTAGTTACATTTCAGCATGAAAACAATTGATGTAAATGATTCCAAAGAACTGCAGTGTCATAGTGACACTTAAAAATCAAACCCCTCTCTGTCACCCCCCTTCTAACTAGAAAATGCAACAGGGTAAACACAACGTTTAGTGTAACAGCCCCCACTCCCCCCTTTTAAATAGCGTTAGCTTGCAAAATGCTTTTAACACACTGGGGACTTCATTAACAGTGTTTAAGCTGCCACTGAGAACAATGTTGATGCTGAGGAGTTATATCAGGTGTGatgcataatttatacacaatatataattttgttttcGTTTACACTATTAGTGGCTTAGAATAAAAGTATGCACTAATTAAAAAATTACTAAAGTTTACTTTattaataggctatatataaagaaaattaTATTCATGTTTTATAATAACATGAGCTTTCATATTTACATCAGTTTTCTGTCTGGAAAAAAAGCAAAATTTGTATggcccagaaaaaaaaaatcctcttcTGAGCTGTATCAAATGATCACTTTGCTACTGTTACTGTGAATGCCTCTGATGTAAGTGTGTATGTGTTCTCAGGTGTTCTAACCTTCTGAGAGCAGGTATTTGAGCAGTAGACTGGCAGTAGCTGAAATGCAAATGAGCATTTGAGCGTTCAGGGGAAAGATGTTGATGCACATGAGGTATGTTTCCCGAGAGAACAGTGAGGCAGTCTATGGCCGACGCTGATTGGACATTTACAGTTCTTGGGGGAAATACAGTGCTCTTAGCTCAATGTGATCTCAGCACAAGTCATAGGAGAGATCAGAGTAGAACGGAGAAACAACAAAGAGATACTAAAACATGAGACAAGCTGTAAAAAGATTATAAAACAAGAATGAAGAGTGAAGAAAAGTAAGTAAAGTAAGTAAAGAAAAGAGAACAAAGAAAGCCAAGCATCATGAATGAGCAGACAGAAGAAAACCCAGCCATCCTGCAGAAGTGGTTACAAAAGACGAGAAGCAGAGACGACAGAGAGAAGGAGGAGATGAACATGCAGGTTGAAGCGGAGGGGTCTGCTGTTCTTGAAGAAATGGAGGAGAAGAATGAAGCAGCAGAGACGGTTACAAACAAAGAAAAGCATACTAGAGTCCATTCAGTTTTCTCTCTGGTGAGGAGTCAGATCAGGACGCAGGCCGGTTCGGATGGTCAGCGCATGGGCATACTAGATGTTGTAAACCAAATCAAGGAACTGGAGAAGAACAAGAAGGAACATGATGAACCTACACCCACAGTTGAGATCAGCTCATCTGAGAACACAGCGGATCAGGCGATCCATAAAGAGACTGTAGAAGAGGATAAGGAGAGAGGTCAAGAATTATGTGTAGCCTTGTTGAAGGAGATATTGTTGAACTTAGAGACTTTAAAGACGGATTTGAGAGAGGAGCTCGCTCAGCTTCGCTGCGACATGCAAAGCTACACGGAGCAGGCGCTCTGCGGCCTGGAGACCCGTCTAACCAACTTACTGAGAATACAAGTGCTGGCTCGCACAACTCCCTCTGCACTTCCCAGAAACCACACAGTCGAACCCATGGAGACCAAGAAACACAGACCTCCCAGCATGCCTCCCCTGGGAACATCTAGGAGACGAGTGCTCAACCGCACAATGACCACCATCACCCCTAAAACTTGCCTACCTCTGTCCCTGGGGCCACGCTCCAATTCTGAGCCACTGGGGGGCTGGGGAGCTGAGACTGCCGCCAACAACAGCACTCCGTTGCTGAGGAGAGACGAGGCGGCAAGTCATCCTCCTGGGCCGTTGCCTCCTGCTCTGCCTCCTGCACAGAAAGGCAAGAAGGCTTTGCGAAGCAGGACTCGCATTGGTAAGCCAACATGCTAGACAGGTCAGCGACTCAAACACTATTTGGAAAAGGTCATTAAAAGGTCATCAGGGGAGACACCAGCATCATTCTGTACTTTCAGAATCAATGGCAGAGATCACAAGATAAGATCATTCAATGTGAACAGCTGCGAAGAGAGCTGAGGAGCACACGTGTTCTCTTCTGTGCTTATACTGTGTTGTTTGTCAATGGAATTATTGAAGGCAACCCAGAAAAAGTCTACAAAATTAAtctcaaagaaaaaaatagatGCATCAAGGAGGTGAATAGTATGTATAAAGCTGATTACTAAGACATAGGGAAAAAATAGCCTATACAGGATGAGGGACAGATGAATTTAAACTCTCTCAATCTTTAAATAGTTTTATCAGAAggattgacattttttttttttattaatgaactaacaaaaacaaacatatctCTTCCGGGATCTTAATCTATGTATTTTCATTTGTTCTGTCCAACTGTATTGATTAATTGAACAGTAAGGCATGTTTGATGTTTTGTACATTGGAAATTGACAATAAGATTCCAAATTGTGATtggtaaaatgttattttgtttatgattttttgtttaTGAGGTTCTATCGAGCACATGAGTTTATAGTGATTTAgatttcatttatttgtttacatcCACTTTGCACAtttaatgatatatatataatattgatatttatattatttatgtacATGATTGGATGTATATTGTCAGTAATAAAGAAATGAATGCTACAATTTCATTGATTTGTATTCTAATTCAATTGCCTATTTGCATACAGTTCCATTAGAACTTGTGTCcattgcatttacatttaacaGTTTTTATTCAAATTGGTCCTAAAAATTCTTATTATAGGCTTTATCTGCAATTTAAgagcaattattattattattattattattattattattattattattattattattattattattattattattattattattattattgcaacATAGACAGAAAGGCTATGTTGGCTATATCGgaaagattaaaaaataaataaaatataatacaattttcATATTACATCCTTGTAGCGACACCTGCTGGTCAAACAATTTAATGTCCAAAATGCCAATGTCAATTTAAAGGTCTCAGTGAATCACGAGTTCACAGTCAATCCTTATTTCTCTAAAGTAGTTAAATGTATTACTAGTTTTTATGTATCGTTAAAATAAAACAGTGATGGGAAACAAACtgtaaatacaaaacaaaaaacacaaagttcCATTCGCTGAAGGTCTGCGCAGGCTTGAATTGCGCATGCGCATGGCGCGCGTCTCCGTTTGATGACAGCTGTGTGCGCTGTGGCTGTTGCTAAAGGGAGGAGAAAATCTCACGACGGAGGACTTTTTATCTCTTTCATTCGCAGCTTGGACATTTGAAGGACTGAAACGAGAACAAGACTGTAAAACCGACCTGTACCAGTCGCGACTGAATTTTGGACTTAACACCCAGCCGTCAAATTAGTCGGTAAGTCTGTTGTACGCTGGCTCGAGCTGGTTAATGTGACACTTTAGCGAACTGAGCGTTAGCTGCTTGTTGGCCTGCTTGTCTCGGTCATGTTGTCaccttttgttttttaaccccGTTTGTTGCCAAATTAAGCTCTCAGGAATATATTTCGATTTCTTGGGCTATTGTTACCTGACTGCAGATTACGAAGCACTTCTAAGCGAGGTATTTCATTTATTCTTGCGCTATAAAACACGATGATTCCTTCGCGTATGATTGCTGACACCGACTCTTGCAGCTTTTGTTGTCATGCACTTCTCATTGACAGTCATGCGGTTGTATTAATGCCAGCTGCAGAGGTGTATTTGACAGTGTAAGGCCGTAAGTGGTTTGTATAAATTCCTTTCAATGTGAATTGCACATGCATTTGCAGCCGATATTTCGTTTGTGTTGTCACTCACATTATCAGGTCTCGCGGTGCTGTATCTATGTTTACTATGATGAGAGCCATCTGTCTTATGTGACTGACGTTATAGACGTTTCCCATTGGGATCGAAATACAAATGTGGAATTCATTGCTGTTGATAGATGACAAATGCTCTGCCATGCACACCAGTGTTGTTTGCATCAAATCTCTAAATTAAAGGGTTTTCTGGTCACTTATTTCCAAACATCATAATTTGTCTGGAATTAAGTGACCTAAATAAGTGTGCTAACCAGGTTTAGCTGGCACATTTTTACACAATGGTAAATTGgtgtgctttacatagaaataattaaatgaaagaaaaataatcctttatttgaaaaca
Proteins encoded:
- the hpdb gene encoding 4-hydroxyphenylpyruvate dioxygenase; this translates as MTTYTDKGEKHEQGRFVCFDHITFWVGNAKQAASYYCNKMGFEPLAYRGLETGSRDVVSHAVKQGKIIYVFTSALNPGNKEIGDHLVKHGDGVKDVAFTVKNCDFLAEKARERGAIIIKEPHVLEDKFGSVKLAVLQTYGDTTHTLIERTGYNGLFLPGFHAPLFCDPFLAKLPSGKLDFIDHVVGNQADNEMVPIVEWYQRNLLFHRFWSVDDKQLQTEYSALRSIVVANYEETVKMPINEPATGKRKSQIQEYVEYYGGPGVQHIAMNTSDIITAIRNLKERGMEFMSVPDTYYQQLREKLKLSKVNVVEDLSILEELKILVDFDDNGYLLQIFTKPVQDRPTVFLEVIQRHNHQGFGAGNFKSLFEAIEADQNARGNLTILTPNGTSEKLC